A DNA window from Candidatus Saccharibacteria bacterium oral taxon 955 contains the following coding sequences:
- the rpmI gene encoding 50S ribosomal protein L35, giving the protein MPKMKTHKGTAKRVKLTSTGKLTRRRAFGNHMLSKKSKSRKRNINTTAVIKGSMAKNVKRALGV; this is encoded by the coding sequence ATGCCAAAAATGAAGACCCACAAGGGCACTGCTAAGCGAGTTAAGCTAACCAGTACCGGCAAACTTACCCGTCGCCGTGCGTTCGGGAATCACATGCTTTCAAAGAAGAGTAAGTCACGAAAGCGGAACATCAACACCACTGCAGTTATAAAAGGCAGTATGGCAAAAAACGTTAAACGAGCCCTAGGAGTATAA
- a CDS encoding translation initiation factor IF-3, with amino-acid sequence MNTSIRINEAIRARELRVIGTSGEQLGIMSRQEALRVAEEAGVDLVEISPNANPPVAKVVDWGKFQYQKMKEQQKNRRNNKATELKQMRFGLKIGANDLEIKLRKIRNFLSEGNKVKILIFFRGREMAHRELGYGLIDKVMSQLEDEAILEQKPVMAGKNLSIVIRSK; translated from the coding sequence ATCAATACATCAATTCGCATAAACGAAGCAATTCGCGCACGCGAACTTCGTGTCATCGGTACAAGCGGTGAACAGCTCGGAATCATGTCTCGGCAAGAGGCTCTTAGGGTAGCCGAAGAGGCTGGTGTTGACCTGGTAGAAATATCGCCCAACGCCAACCCGCCAGTAGCCAAGGTTGTAGACTGGGGAAAATTCCAGTACCAAAAGATGAAAGAGCAGCAAAAAAACCGTCGCAACAACAAGGCTACGGAGCTCAAGCAGATGCGTTTTGGCTTAAAGATTGGCGCCAATGACTTAGAGATAAAACTACGGAAAATCCGCAACTTTCTCTCAGAAGGTAACAAGGTGAAAATTCTGATCTTCTTTCGCGGACGCGAAATGGCTCACCGTGAGCTCGGGTATGGACTAATCGATAAGGTTATGTCTCAACTCGAAGACGAAGCGATCCTCGAGCAGAAACCAGTGATGGCAGGCAAAAACCTGAGCATCGTAATAAGGAGCAAGTAA
- a CDS encoding tyrosine-type recombinase/integrase produces the protein MDMSELIIDFVEHLEVEQGRSSKTAENYRRYLERFLEFAGTDLTVDKITPELVRKFRLWLNRQETDRGDTLTTLTQSYHLIALRGFLNYLSKREIISMAPNKIELPKIHRKQVTFLHVDEIERLTGAIPNDDTLAHLRDRAIVELLFSSGLRVSELAGLDRDHINTKRREFTVRGKGQKDRPVFITQTAADHIEAYLSKRQDSLSPLFLNHSRNSSIDTSGNFRRLSPRSIQRMVEKYAKLAGITKHVSPHTMRHSFATDLLMNGADIRSVQNMLGHADISTTQVYTHVTDAHLRDVYNQFHSDTATAD, from the coding sequence ATGGATATGTCGGAACTTATTATCGACTTTGTTGAGCACCTCGAGGTAGAGCAGGGTCGTTCTAGCAAGACGGCTGAAAACTACCGTCGTTACCTCGAGCGCTTTCTGGAATTTGCTGGAACCGATTTAACCGTAGATAAAATCACCCCCGAGCTCGTCAGAAAATTTCGCCTATGGCTAAACCGACAAGAAACCGATAGAGGAGATACGCTTACTACATTAACTCAAAGCTATCACCTAATCGCACTGAGAGGCTTCCTCAACTATTTAAGCAAACGTGAAATCATCAGCATGGCGCCAAATAAAATTGAGCTCCCCAAGATCCATCGTAAGCAGGTTACCTTCCTCCACGTAGATGAAATAGAGAGACTCACTGGAGCTATCCCAAATGATGATACTCTAGCTCATTTGAGAGACCGCGCTATAGTCGAATTACTATTTTCGAGTGGACTGCGCGTTTCAGAGCTAGCCGGCCTTGATAGAGACCATATCAACACAAAACGCCGAGAATTTACCGTGAGAGGCAAGGGTCAAAAAGATCGACCCGTATTTATTACTCAAACGGCAGCTGATCATATAGAAGCTTATCTATCCAAACGCCAGGACTCTCTTTCGCCACTATTCTTAAACCACAGTCGCAACAGCAGTATCGATACGTCCGGAAACTTCCGTAGACTATCGCCAAGAAGCATCCAGAGGATGGTAGAAAAATATGCTAAACTCGCAGGCATAACAAAACACGTCAGTCCCCATACGATGAGGCATAGCTTTGCCACAGACCTACTTATGAACGGTGCGGACATACGTAGTGTGCAAAATATGCTAGGCCACGCAGATATCAGCACTACCCAGGTTTATACTCATGTCACTGACGCTCATCTACGCGATGTATACAACCAGTTCCATTCAGACACAGCCACCGCCGACTAG
- a CDS encoding nucleoside-diphosphate kinase (catalyzes the formation of nucleoside triphosphate from ATP and nucleoside diphosphate) encodes MTCEVEKTLIVFKPDAVQRGIVGEILTRFERVGLKIIATKMIAPTKEHYYRHYEEIGKMITRRGQEKFDVTLKMMVQGPVIAMVLEGVEAVELVRKLVGTTEPKSAQPGTIRGDYSHMSFGYADGESKGIPNLIHASGDPEEAEQEINHWFSDDELYDYSTLNEKFTR; translated from the coding sequence ATGACATGCGAAGTAGAAAAAACCCTTATCGTCTTTAAGCCGGATGCAGTGCAGCGAGGTATTGTGGGGGAAATCCTTACGCGGTTTGAACGAGTTGGACTAAAGATTATCGCAACAAAGATGATCGCGCCAACAAAAGAGCATTATTATCGTCATTATGAAGAGATTGGCAAGATGATTACTCGTCGTGGGCAAGAAAAGTTTGACGTAACTCTAAAAATGATGGTTCAGGGGCCAGTTATTGCAATGGTACTAGAGGGGGTTGAGGCGGTTGAGCTTGTACGAAAACTCGTAGGGACTACAGAGCCAAAAAGTGCTCAACCAGGTACTATACGAGGTGACTACTCTCACATGAGTTTTGGGTATGCAGATGGTGAGAGCAAGGGGATTCCAAATTTGATCCACGCTAGTGGCGACCCAGAAGAGGCTGAGCAGGAGATTAATCACTGGTTTAGCGACGATGAGCTCTATGACTACTCAACCCTAAATGAAAAGTTCACCCGATAA
- a CDS encoding tRNA (adenosine(37)-N6)-dimethylallyltransferase MiaA produces the protein MATEPPLVVIAGPTASGKTSLAIKLAKKFGGEIISADSRAIFRGLTIGTAKPLEAEMEGVAHWGIDLVDPGQRFTVAEFQAYTMKKIREIRSRNHIPFLVGGTGLYINSVVYEYQFPPGAKNDERRTKFESMSIEELHIYCGKNNVPLPENDKNKRYVINAILRNGHTAKRRDGPIDNCVIVGITTKKDILAKRIHERAEVIFDSGVIEEARRAAHKWGWDSEAMTGNIYPVIRRFIEGEISLDEAKRRFEVLDWRLAKRQLTWLKRDEHIRWMTLDQAYTYLAQRLVAVNKS, from the coding sequence ATGGCGACCGAACCTCCTCTTGTCGTAATCGCTGGTCCAACCGCTAGTGGTAAGACTAGCCTCGCGATAAAGTTAGCAAAAAAGTTCGGCGGTGAGATCATTTCCGCAGACTCCAGGGCTATCTTTCGTGGTCTTACTATCGGAACGGCGAAACCTCTAGAGGCGGAGATGGAGGGCGTCGCACATTGGGGTATCGATTTGGTTGATCCTGGCCAAAGGTTTACGGTCGCAGAGTTTCAGGCTTATACCATGAAAAAAATAAGAGAAATTCGATCGCGTAATCATATACCATTTCTCGTGGGTGGGACGGGTTTGTATATTAATTCTGTAGTGTATGAATATCAGTTTCCTCCTGGTGCTAAAAATGATGAGCGTCGTACGAAATTTGAGTCAATGAGCATTGAGGAACTTCATATATATTGTGGTAAAAACAACGTACCATTGCCAGAAAATGATAAGAACAAGCGTTATGTTATTAACGCTATTCTACGGAATGGACACACCGCAAAGAGAAGGGACGGGCCTATAGATAATTGTGTAATTGTAGGAATTACAACGAAAAAAGATATTCTCGCTAAGCGCATACATGAGCGTGCAGAGGTTATATTTGACAGTGGTGTAATTGAAGAGGCCCGTAGGGCGGCACATAAATGGGGCTGGGATAGCGAGGCTATGACCGGTAACATATACCCGGTCATAAGGCGGTTCATAGAGGGGGAGATATCTTTAGATGAGGCGAAGCGAAGATTCGAAGTGCTTGATTGGCGACTGGCTAAGCGTCAGTTGACTTGGTTGAAGCGAGACGAACACATACGGTGGATGACTTTAGACCAGGCGTATACCTATCTTGCGCAACGCTTGGTGGCTGTGAATAAATCGTGA
- the thrS gene encoding threonine--tRNA ligase: MSDEQLYAMRHSLAHVMAAAVRRLWPEAKFGVGPVVENGFYYDIDLGDTKISEQNFGKIEKTMRRIIAEGQDFVCEKCPIDEAIAWAEQAGQPYKSELLNDLKRAGTTVAKDLDAAEMGTISEGDGILSEVSFYTNGDFRDLCRGPHVANTREVGAFKLMRVAGAYWRGNENNPQMQRLYGVAFASQEELDKYLERLELAKQRDHRKLGRELDLYTTSQLVGVGLPLFTPRGTVLRDIVAQYSNQLRQKFGFEKVWTPHITKKDLYETSGHWAKFGEELFLVKSQETSDEMALKPMNCPHHTQIFASQPRSYRDMPVRYLETTTDYRDEKTGELGGLNRVRSLTQDDSHVFCRPDQIEQEINNLLAAAQELYGTIDMKLRVRLSYRDDSDAYLGDLDLWTSAQSQLKTAVEKVGLEYFEQAGEAAFYGPKIDFMATDAIGREHQVATVQLDFVQPQRFGLEYAESDGSFTTPVMIHCALLGSIERFLSVFIEHTGGWFPFWAAPEQVRILTINNTVFDYVDEITTILSEVVLMSPVKYNEVRFTTDLRNESIGKKIREAIAVKIPTQIIVGPKDKQARVVSVRTRGGEEQIAIERLADYIRGI, from the coding sequence ATGAGCGACGAGCAATTATATGCAATGCGTCACAGTTTGGCGCACGTTATGGCGGCAGCGGTGCGACGGCTGTGGCCAGAGGCTAAATTTGGCGTAGGACCAGTAGTTGAAAACGGATTTTATTATGACATTGATCTTGGTGATACTAAAATCAGCGAACAAAATTTTGGCAAAATTGAAAAAACTATGCGGAGAATTATCGCCGAGGGGCAAGATTTTGTTTGTGAGAAATGTCCGATTGATGAGGCGATTGCATGGGCAGAGCAGGCTGGTCAGCCATATAAATCTGAGCTACTAAATGACCTTAAGCGTGCTGGCACTACGGTCGCCAAAGATTTGGATGCTGCCGAAATGGGCACTATATCTGAGGGTGATGGTATACTTAGCGAGGTGTCATTTTACACAAATGGTGATTTTCGTGATTTATGCCGTGGCCCGCACGTGGCCAACACCAGAGAGGTCGGTGCTTTTAAGTTGATGCGAGTGGCGGGTGCTTATTGGCGTGGCAATGAGAACAATCCGCAGATGCAGCGCCTGTATGGCGTGGCGTTTGCTAGTCAAGAAGAATTAGATAAGTATCTGGAGCGACTGGAGTTAGCCAAGCAGCGTGATCACCGTAAGCTTGGCCGAGAGCTTGATCTTTATACTACTTCGCAACTGGTTGGAGTTGGTCTGCCGCTGTTTACGCCACGTGGCACTGTTTTGCGTGACATTGTAGCACAATATTCCAACCAACTTCGTCAGAAGTTTGGTTTCGAGAAGGTCTGGACGCCACATATTACTAAAAAAGATTTGTATGAGACCTCTGGACATTGGGCAAAATTTGGTGAAGAGCTGTTTTTGGTGAAAAGCCAGGAGACTAGCGATGAAATGGCATTAAAGCCGATGAATTGCCCACATCATACACAGATTTTTGCCTCGCAACCGCGTAGTTACCGTGATATGCCGGTGCGCTATTTGGAGACGACGACTGATTATCGTGATGAAAAGACAGGTGAGCTTGGTGGGCTTAATCGTGTGCGATCGTTGACTCAGGACGACAGCCATGTCTTTTGTCGTCCAGACCAAATTGAACAAGAGATCAATAATTTGCTAGCCGCCGCACAGGAACTATACGGCACTATTGATATGAAGCTGCGAGTTCGTCTGAGCTATCGTGACGATTCTGACGCATATCTTGGTGATCTGGACCTGTGGACTTCGGCTCAAAGTCAACTAAAGACGGCAGTCGAAAAAGTCGGTTTAGAGTATTTTGAGCAAGCGGGTGAAGCAGCCTTTTATGGGCCAAAAATTGATTTTATGGCAACCGATGCAATTGGTCGCGAGCATCAGGTTGCAACAGTGCAGTTAGACTTCGTGCAGCCGCAGCGGTTTGGTCTGGAGTATGCTGAGAGCGATGGTAGCTTTACAACACCTGTAATGATTCATTGTGCCTTGCTTGGTTCGATTGAGCGTTTTTTGAGTGTATTTATTGAGCATACGGGTGGCTGGTTCCCATTCTGGGCGGCCCCAGAACAGGTGCGCATCTTGACGATAAATAACACAGTCTTTGACTATGTAGATGAAATAACAACTATTTTATCAGAGGTAGTGCTTATGAGTCCGGTAAAATATAACGAAGTAAGATTTACTACAGATTTACGAAATGAGTCTATTGGTAAGAAGATTCGTGAGGCGATTGCTGTAAAAATACCAACACAAATTATTGTTGGACCAAAAGACAAACAGGCGCGTGTTGTCAGTGTCCGTACGCGTGGGGGCGAAGAGCAGATTGCGATTGAAAGACTGGCTGATTATATAAGGGGGATTTAA
- a CDS encoding cysteine methyltransferase, whose translation MAQLPDDKVTTYGDLAAMVGCPHAARRVGDIAHGGPVELPWHRLVNSRGGLAIGFPGGQGVQKQLLEQDGIMCDEKWRVSDFERRRWRPNLLLS comes from the coding sequence ATGGCACAGTTGCCGGATGATAAAGTGACGACTTACGGTGACTTGGCGGCTATGGTTGGATGCCCGCATGCGGCGCGGCGTGTGGGTGATATTGCACACGGCGGACCAGTAGAGTTGCCCTGGCATAGGCTGGTTAATTCAAGAGGCGGGTTGGCGATTGGTTTTCCGGGCGGGCAGGGTGTTCAGAAGCAGCTGCTGGAGCAGGATGGGATTATGTGTGATGAAAAATGGCGAGTATCAGACTTTGAGAGGCGGAGATGGCGACCGAACCTCCTCTTGTCGTAA
- a CDS encoding site-2 protease family protein produces MGVIDILTVLGVILVSMMLHELMHGFVALRLGDETARLLGRLTFNPLKHIDPVMTVILPIMIVTANALTGSQAPIFGGAKPVPFNPSNVRHGEWGVALIALAGPFANLFIAFIAFCILGFSGAATGSMFRHVLEIVVQVNLGFFVFNILPIPPLDGSRAVYAIAPDFVRQAMDLVERYGTVLVFAVVILMNSVILQFMSVSITFIIQLFSRITGIT; encoded by the coding sequence ATGGGTGTCATTGATATTTTGACTGTTCTCGGAGTAATTCTTGTGTCTATGATGCTGCACGAACTGATGCACGGTTTTGTGGCGCTTAGACTAGGAGATGAAACAGCGCGATTGCTAGGTAGGCTGACATTTAATCCTCTCAAGCACATTGATCCAGTAATGACTGTCATTTTGCCCATAATGATTGTTACAGCAAACGCTTTGACGGGATCGCAAGCCCCAATTTTTGGTGGGGCAAAGCCAGTTCCATTTAATCCGTCAAATGTTCGTCATGGTGAGTGGGGGGTTGCGCTGATTGCACTAGCGGGGCCTTTTGCTAATCTTTTTATAGCATTTATTGCATTTTGCATACTTGGGTTCAGTGGTGCTGCGACTGGGTCGATGTTTAGGCACGTGCTTGAAATCGTCGTCCAGGTTAATCTAGGTTTCTTTGTATTTAATATCTTGCCGATACCCCCGTTAGATGGTTCTAGGGCCGTGTACGCAATTGCACCTGATTTTGTACGTCAGGCTATGGATTTGGTTGAGAGGTATGGAACAGTATTAGTGTTTGCTGTTGTGATTCTGATGAATAGCGTGATACTGCAATTTATGTCTGTATCTATTACGTTTATTATTCAATTATTCTCACGAATTACTGGAATTACGTAA
- the rplT gene encoding 50S ribosomal protein L20, with translation MRVKRGVSARARHNKVLKAAKGMQHNRTRSFRLARQAVVRALQYAYRDRRNKKRDLRSLWITRINAAARENGTTYGKFIANLKASGVELDRKVLADIAVNDPKAFTAIVKSVTK, from the coding sequence ATGCGAGTAAAACGAGGAGTCTCTGCACGCGCCCGACATAACAAAGTGCTAAAAGCGGCAAAGGGCATGCAACACAACCGTACTCGTAGCTTTCGACTAGCCCGCCAAGCAGTTGTACGAGCCCTCCAGTATGCCTACCGTGATCGTCGCAATAAAAAACGTGATCTGCGCAGTCTGTGGATCACCCGCATAAATGCTGCTGCACGCGAAAACGGTACGACCTATGGTAAATTTATTGCAAACCTAAAGGCGTCAGGCGTGGAGCTAGATCGTAAGGTACTCGCCGACATTGCCGTAAATGACCCAAAGGCATTTACAGCAATAGTTAAAAGCGTTACAAAATAA
- a CDS encoding transcriptional regulator yields the protein MIDSLFGSKTRVKLLHLFLNNPGKAFYVREITRLIDEQINSVRRELANMLEVGIITSQNTDNRLYYEVNQRYEHYLPFRAMFTDQKVEKAARMEGDTRIGQWQKILSSLGGARLVVAAGVLVKGSASNVDLVVVGDVSKKKVLDIVSQIEDYEGRELSYTIFPYEEFYYRLSVRDKFLTSVLANKHVVILDTDNILKEA from the coding sequence ATGATTGACTCATTGTTTGGTTCAAAAACGCGAGTGAAGTTGCTTCATCTATTCTTAAATAATCCTGGTAAAGCGTTTTATGTGCGTGAAATCACCAGGTTGATTGATGAGCAAATTAATTCTGTGCGTAGAGAGCTTGCAAATATGCTTGAGGTGGGCATAATTACGAGCCAAAATACTGATAACAGGTTGTATTATGAAGTAAACCAGCGTTATGAACACTATCTTCCATTTAGAGCTATGTTTACCGATCAAAAAGTTGAGAAGGCGGCACGCATGGAGGGTGATACGCGTATTGGTCAGTGGCAAAAGATATTGAGCTCTCTTGGCGGCGCAAGATTAGTTGTTGCGGCTGGAGTTTTGGTGAAGGGCTCAGCAAGCAACGTGGATTTGGTCGTTGTAGGAGATGTATCGAAGAAGAAGGTGCTGGATATTGTATCACAGATTGAAGATTATGAGGGGAGGGAATTGAGCTACACAATCTTTCCTTATGAAGAGTTTTACTATCGCTTGAGTGTGCGTGATAAGTTTTTAACATCTGTTTTAGCTAACAAGCACGTCGTTATACTTGATACGGATAATATACTGAAAGAGGCTTAA
- the rpmB gene encoding 50S ribosomal protein L28, translating into MASRCELTGKGKQFGHNVSFSLHRTKRVFKPNLQRKTLVVNGQKITMTLSTQAIRTLKKKGILTTAK; encoded by the coding sequence ATGGCATCACGATGTGAACTCACCGGTAAAGGCAAACAATTTGGCCACAATGTTAGCTTCTCTCTACACCGCACTAAGCGCGTGTTCAAGCCGAATCTCCAGAGGAAAACCCTAGTTGTAAACGGCCAGAAGATAACAATGACCCTTTCTACGCAGGCAATTCGAACCCTCAAGAAAAAGGGAATACTTACGACCGCTAAATAG
- a CDS encoding Zn-dependent hydrolase: MFDIEYKGGNGIILTSKGASIVVDPRLSLIGLKDLKTKDAIELVTEGRFRVDDSGARITIDSPGEYEVGDFTIRGIAATRHVDTSDQEKLSTIYQIECGDVRVAIIGNIGPKLTDEQMEGIGVVDVLLLPVGGGGYTLDATSASSLVRNIEPKVVIPVHYAEAGISYEVPQDTLDVFIKELGAPVEQLPKLKIKSASSLPQTLTVMELSRS; encoded by the coding sequence ATGTTTGATATAGAATATAAAGGTGGCAACGGGATTATCTTGACGAGCAAGGGTGCTTCAATCGTTGTGGATCCGCGACTCTCGCTTATTGGGCTTAAGGACCTCAAAACAAAAGATGCGATTGAGCTTGTGACAGAGGGTAGATTTAGGGTAGATGATTCTGGTGCTCGTATCACTATCGACTCACCAGGGGAATACGAGGTGGGTGATTTTACGATTCGCGGTATTGCGGCTACTCGACATGTTGATACTTCGGATCAGGAGAAGCTTTCCACTATTTATCAGATTGAATGTGGGGATGTTAGGGTAGCGATTATCGGTAATATAGGCCCCAAACTAACTGATGAGCAAATGGAAGGTATAGGTGTTGTTGATGTGCTGCTGCTACCTGTAGGTGGAGGTGGATATACGCTTGATGCAACGAGCGCATCGTCATTAGTCCGAAATATAGAGCCAAAAGTTGTTATACCAGTCCACTATGCTGAGGCGGGAATAAGCTATGAAGTGCCTCAAGATACTCTAGATGTATTTATTAAAGAGTTGGGTGCACCAGTTGAACAGCTCCCTAAGTTAAAGATTAAGTCAGCTTCTTCATTACCGCAGACGTTGACGGTAATGGAGCTGTCGCGGTCGTAG
- a CDS encoding PH domain-containing protein, which produces MRNAEVKEYFKGQHEGEELLFVFRRHIIAMRKGFYSLLIPLAVGSIPPLIWQTKLELFLIPVVGLIIGLLLFSYHFIMWYFTIYIVTTERIRQVTQKGLFGTDVVELRLEKIQNISYNIPGFSGEVFKFGTIVIQTFVGDLIIRMVEHPSEIYNKLQDAVHNASKDAPQEELYEKEIIN; this is translated from the coding sequence ATGAGAAACGCTGAAGTAAAAGAATATTTCAAGGGGCAACATGAAGGTGAAGAATTGCTCTTTGTCTTTCGTAGGCATATCATTGCGATGCGAAAGGGATTTTATTCACTTCTTATACCATTGGCTGTTGGATCAATTCCGCCACTTATTTGGCAGACAAAACTAGAGTTATTCCTTATTCCGGTTGTCGGGCTTATTATTGGCTTGTTGCTGTTCTCTTACCACTTTATTATGTGGTATTTTACGATTTATATTGTGACAACAGAGCGTATTCGACAAGTGACACAAAAGGGTCTATTTGGGACTGACGTGGTTGAGCTGCGTCTAGAAAAGATACAAAACATAAGCTATAATATCCCAGGATTTAGTGGTGAGGTATTTAAGTTTGGGACAATCGTAATCCAGACATTTGTCGGCGACCTAATTATTCGCATGGTCGAACATCCGAGTGAGATATATAACAAACTGCAAGATGCGGTACACAATGCATCAAAAGACGCGCCGCAGGAAGAGCTATATGAAAAAGAAATTATTAATTAA
- a CDS encoding YifB family Mg chelatase-like AAA ATPase yields MGTVRKVFSVAPIGFDGHLVEVESDITKGLPGLQIVGLGNKAIDEAKERVRSAIANSLLEYPAKRVTINLAPAELPKDGTHYDLPIALAILASSGQIQQHELDCAVFAGELALDGSVRPISGVITIAETARQYGYKTVYLPTANLKQATLVNGISIIGVSSLKELFLHLKNEKALLPYAPQDVSTETARSVAGPVLDDIYGQESAKRALIIAAAGHHNILLTGTPGAGKTMLAKTLTSLLPPLSSNEQLAVTKLYSLAGELINDTISDRPFRSPHHTSSQVALVGGGARPKPGEISLAHLGVLFLDEIPEYPRHVIETLRQPLEDRKIAVTRANGKAIYPADFMLVATMNPCPCGYYGDPEHDCTCSTNQIIAYQKRLSGPLLDRIDMIVPVSRIPNDQLLSVESMSLSQHEKAKNAIAYAKKVQSDRYGRSDKRNSSLTSAEIRSHIPLSSKSKLFLDNAATKLKLSTRGYFKILRVARTIADLDHSQTVEIPHLAEALQYRQNT; encoded by the coding sequence ATGGGAACTGTAAGGAAAGTCTTTTCAGTGGCACCAATCGGCTTTGATGGCCACCTAGTAGAGGTAGAGAGCGACATTACAAAAGGACTACCAGGCTTACAGATCGTTGGCCTGGGTAATAAAGCAATTGACGAAGCGAAAGAGCGTGTCAGGTCTGCTATAGCAAATTCTCTCCTTGAGTACCCCGCAAAACGAGTCACAATCAACTTAGCTCCTGCCGAACTCCCAAAAGATGGTACCCACTACGACCTGCCTATTGCCCTAGCTATACTGGCGTCAAGCGGTCAAATACAGCAACACGAGCTTGATTGTGCCGTTTTTGCTGGGGAGTTGGCCCTTGATGGCAGCGTCCGCCCTATTAGCGGAGTAATCACAATTGCCGAGACTGCTCGTCAGTATGGCTATAAGACTGTTTACCTACCAACCGCTAACCTCAAACAGGCGACACTCGTCAACGGCATCTCTATAATAGGCGTGTCATCTCTAAAAGAGCTATTTCTCCATCTAAAAAACGAGAAAGCCCTTCTGCCGTACGCACCCCAAGACGTATCGACAGAAACAGCACGGAGCGTAGCAGGACCAGTACTGGATGATATATATGGTCAAGAATCCGCTAAAAGAGCACTTATCATTGCGGCGGCAGGGCATCACAATATTCTACTCACGGGCACACCTGGCGCAGGCAAAACAATGCTTGCAAAAACTCTAACATCTCTACTTCCTCCCCTATCAAGCAACGAACAGCTTGCCGTCACCAAGCTATATAGCCTAGCAGGAGAACTTATCAACGACACCATATCTGACAGACCATTCCGCTCTCCACATCACACCTCCAGCCAGGTTGCGCTTGTTGGCGGTGGAGCTCGACCAAAGCCCGGTGAGATAAGCCTAGCTCACCTGGGTGTACTCTTTCTTGATGAAATCCCAGAGTATCCTCGTCACGTCATAGAGACCCTTCGCCAACCCCTTGAGGACCGTAAAATAGCTGTAACCCGAGCAAACGGAAAGGCTATTTATCCAGCAGATTTTATGCTTGTTGCGACGATGAATCCATGCCCGTGCGGCTATTACGGTGACCCTGAACACGATTGTACTTGTTCCACAAATCAAATTATTGCATACCAAAAGCGTCTTTCCGGCCCGCTACTCGACCGAATCGACATGATAGTCCCAGTTTCTCGTATTCCGAATGATCAGCTATTGTCAGTAGAATCAATGTCTTTATCACAACACGAAAAAGCTAAAAATGCTATTGCTTACGCAAAAAAAGTTCAGTCTGACAGATATGGCCGTAGTGATAAACGCAACAGTTCTTTGACGAGTGCTGAAATTCGCTCACACATCCCTCTTTCTAGTAAATCGAAGCTGTTTCTAGATAATGCTGCTACAAAATTAAAATTGAGTACACGAGGATACTTCAAGATACTTCGAGTCGCACGCACTATCGCAGACCTAGACCATAGTCAGACTGTAGAAATCCCCCACCTTGCTGAAGCCCTGCAGTATAGACAAAATACTTGA